The following proteins are encoded in a genomic region of Bubalus kerabau isolate K-KA32 ecotype Philippines breed swamp buffalo chromosome 15, PCC_UOA_SB_1v2, whole genome shotgun sequence:
- the LOC129627939 gene encoding olfactory receptor 5AP2-like has translation MYSSDQIACSIFSLIAAQVRYMKEMQTRNQTEVTEFILLGLSDNSELQVVLFGLFLLIYMATMVGNLGVIVLIKMDPCLHSPMYFFLSSLSFVDASYSSSVTPKMLVNLVAESKAISFNGCAAQFYFFGSFLGTECFMLATMAYDRYVAIWNPLLYPVLMSGRICFLLAVTSFLAGFGNAAIHTGMTFKLSFCGSNKINHFYCDTPALLKLSCSDTHINGIVIMAFSSVTVIGCVMIILTSYLCILVAILRMPSLEGRHRAFSTCASHLMAVTIFFGTIFFMYSRPKTSYSMEQDKIVSVFYTVVIPMLNPLIYSLKNKDVKGALKKILQQQIL, from the coding sequence ATGTATTCATCTGACCAAATAGCATGTTCCATCTTTTCTCTTATTGCAGCCCAGGTCAGATATATGAAAGAGAtgcaaaccaggaatcaaacagaaGTGACAGAATTTATCCTCTTAGGACTCTCAGACAATTCAGAGCTACAGGTCGTCCTCTTTGGATTATTTCTGTTGATCTATATGGCAACCATGGTGGGTAATTTGGGGGTGATTGTGTTAATTAAGATGGATCCTTGTCTCCACTCCCCCATGTACTTTTTTCTCAGCAGTCTCTCCTTTGTTGATGCCTCTTACTCTTCTTCTGTCACTCCTAAGATGCTGGTGAACCTTGTGGCTGAGAGCAAGGCCATTTCTTTTAATGGGTGTGCTGCCCAGTTCTATTTCTTTGGCTCTTTCCTGGGGACTGAGTGCTTCATGTTAGCTACGATGGCATATGATCGCTACGTAGCCATTTGGAACCCTTTGCTGTATCCAGTTCTCATGTCTGGGAGAATTTGCTTCTTGCTAGCGGTTACCTCATTCCTAGCAGGTTTTGGAAATGCAGCCATACACACAGGAATGACTTTCAAGTTGTCCTTTTGTGGCTCCAATAAGATCAATCATTTCTACTGTGATACACCAGCCCTGCTCAAACTCTCTTGCTCTGATACCCACATCAATGGCATCGTGATCATGGCTTTCTCCAGCGTTACTGTCATCGGCTGTGTTATGATCATCCTCACTTCCTACCTATGCATCCTCGTTGCCATCTTGAGGATGCCCTCCTTGGAGGGCAGGCACagagccttctccacctgtgcctCTCACCTCATGGCCGTCACCATATTCTTTGGGACAATTTTCTTCATGTACTCGCGTCCTAAGACTAGCTACTCAATGGAGCAGGACAAGATTGTCTCTGTCTTTTATACGGTAGTGATCCCTATGCTAAATCCCCTCATCTACAGTTTGAAAAATAAGGATGTGAAAGGGGCCTTAAAGAAGATCTTACAGCAACAGATACTGTGA
- the LOC129629233 gene encoding olfactory receptor 1019, producing the protein MDKENHSMVTEFIFMGITQDPQLQVIFFVIFLLVYLVNVVGNVGMIILIITDTQLHTPMYFFLCNTSFVDLGYSSAIAPRMLADFLTKHKVISFSSCATQFAFFVGFVDAECYVLAAMAYDRFVAICRPLRYSALMSKQVCLALMLGSYLAGLVSLVAHTALTFSLSYCGSNILNHFFCEIPPLLALSCSDTYISEILLFSLCGFIEFSTILIIFISYAFILIAIIRMHSAEGRLKAFSTCGSHLTGVTLFYGTVMFMYLRPTSSYSLDQDKWASVFYTVIIPMLNPLIYSLRNKDVKAALKKIIGKKPQ; encoded by the coding sequence atggataaagaaaaccaCTCAATGGTGACTGAGTTTATCTTTATGGGCATCACTCAAGACCCTCAGCTGCAGGTCATCTTTTTTGTGATCTTCCTCTTGGTCTACCTGGTCAATGTAGTGGGGAATGTTGGGATGATTATCCTGATCATAACAGACACTCAGCTTCACACACCCATGTattttttcctctgcaacacctcTTTTGTCGACCTGGGCTACTCCTCAGCCATTGCCCCCAGGATGCTGGCTGACTTCTTAACAAAGCACAAAGTCATCTCTTTCTCCAGCTGTGCCACCCAGTTTGCATTCTTCGTAGGCTTTGTGGATGCCGAGTGCTATGTCCTGGCTGCCATGGCCTACGACCGCTTTGTGGCCATCTGTCGACCCCTCCGCTACAGCGCTCTCATGTCCAAGCAAGTCTGCTTGGCTCTCATGCTGGGCTCCTACCTGGCTGGCTTGGTGAGTTTAGTCGCCCACACtgccctcactttcagtctgagtTACTGTGGTTCCAACATCCTCAACCACTTCTTCTGTGAAATCCCACCACTCTTAGCCCTCTCTTGCTCAGACACCTACATCAGCGAGATCTTGCTCTTCAGTCTCTGTGGCTTCATTGAATTCAGCACCATCCTCATCATCTTTATCTCCTATGCCTTCATCCTCATCGCAATCATCAGAATGCACTCAGCTGAAGGCCGCCTTAAGGCTTTCTCCACCTGCGGGTCTCACCTCACTGGCGTCACACTTTTTTATGGTACAGTCATGTTTATGTACCTGAGGCCAACATCCAGCTACTCCCTGGATCAAGACAAATGGGCCTCTGTGTTCTACACTGTTATCATCCCCATGTTGAATCCATTGATCTACAGTTTACGAAACAAGGATGTGAAGGCTGCTCTCAAGAAAATAATTGGAAAGAAACCTCAATAA